From Oryzias melastigma strain HK-1 linkage group LG15, ASM292280v2, whole genome shotgun sequence, one genomic window encodes:
- the LOC118599740 gene encoding vegetative cell wall protein gp1-like, translated as SSVSPASPAPPVSPISPAPPVSPILPASPALPVSPALPAPPASPTSPASPASASSQASPALPVSPASPPSPVSSASPASPALPALPVSPASSSSPASPASLASPASPALPASPALPASPALLVSPILPPSPASPALPVSPASPAPPVSPISPASPASPALLVSRASPVSSASPASPASPASPTLPVLPVSPASPALPASPTLPVSPFFIYFTFYFICFTRFTCFTCFTCLTCFICFTCFNRFTCFTHFTCLTYFTCFTCFTRFTHFTRFTRFTCFTCFICFTCFTCFIGFTSFTRFTCFTCFICFTCFTCFTRYTCFTCFTCFTRFTCFTRFIHFIRFTCLTRFTCFVMKQDENRFINLVSE; from the coding sequence TCATCTGTTTCACCTGCTTCACCCGCTCCACCTGTTTCACCCATTTCACCCGCTCCACCTGTTTCACCCATTTTACCTGCTTCACCTGCTTTACCCGTTTCACCTGCTTTACCCGCTCCACCTGCTTCACCCACTTCACCTGCTTCAcctgcttcagcatcttcacaaGCTTCACCCGCTTTACCCGTTTCACCTGCTTCACCTCCTTCCCCTGTTTCATCTGCTTCACCCGCTTCACCTGCTTTACCCGCTTTACCCGTTTCACCCGCTTCATCCTCCTCACCTGCTTCACCTGCTTCACTTGCTTCACCAGCTTCACCCGCTTTACCTGCTTCACCCGCTTTACCCGCTTCACCCGCTTTACTTGTTTCACCCATTTTACCTCCTTCACCTGCTTCACCCGCTTTACCCGTTTCACCTGCTTCCCCCGCTCCACCTGTTTCACCCATTTCACCTGCTTCACCAGCTTCACCCGCTTTACTCGTTTCACGTGCTTCACCTGTTTCATCTGCTTCACCCGCTTCACCTGCTTCACCTGCTTCACCCACTTTACCCGTTTTACCCGTTTCACCTGCTTCACCTGCTTTACCCGCTTCACCCACTTTACCTGTTTCCCCCTTTTTCATCTACTTcaccttttattttatctgcttCACCCGTTTCACCTGCTTCACCTGTTTCACCTGCTTGACCTGCTTTATCTGTTTCACCTGCTTCAACCGCTTTACCTGTTTCACCCATTTTACTTGCTTAACCTACTTCACCTGCTTCACCTGCTTCACCCGCTTTACCCACTTTACCCGTTTCACCCGTTTCACCTGCTTTACCTGTTTCATCTGCTTCACCTGCTTCACCTGCTTTATCGGCTTCACCAGCTTCACCCGTTTCACCTGCTTCACCTGTTTCATCTGCTTCACCTGCTTCACCTGCTTTACCCGCTACACCTGCTTCACCTGCTTCACCTGCTTCACCCGCTTCACCTGCTTCACCCGCTTCATCCACTTCATCCGTTTCACCTGCCTTACCCGCTTCACCTGCTTCGTTATGAAGCAGGATGAGAACCGCTTCATTAATCTGGTATCTGAATGA